Proteins encoded within one genomic window of Mycolicibacterium monacense:
- the xseA gene encoding exodeoxyribonuclease VII large subunit — translation MTTPADDQGKSPENPWPVRAVATRVAKYIDRLGMVWIEGQLTELKIRQTTAWMVLRDPAADMSLSVSCPRDLVANAPVPLSEGTQVIVLGKPQFYTRNGSFSLRISEIRAVGIGELLARIDRLRRLLDAEGLFDPRLKRPIPFLPGTIGLITGRASHAERDVMTVAANRWPAVRFAVRNTIVQGPNAVPQIVGALRELDRDPGVDVIVLARGGGSVEDLLPFSDETLCREIASCTTPVVSAVGHEPDNPLCDLVADLRAATPTDAAKRVVPDAAAEQAFVTDLRRRSARALRQWVHREQHHLDQLRSRPVLARPLQAIDARADEVHRAVAAARRDVRRMVTVESERVGHLSARLTTLGPAATLARGYAVVQTMPDTNVLRTTADAPAGTRLRIRVADGAITAVSEGTDEAH, via the coding sequence GTGACCACCCCGGCCGACGACCAGGGCAAATCCCCTGAGAATCCCTGGCCGGTCCGGGCTGTGGCCACCCGTGTCGCCAAGTACATCGACCGGCTCGGCATGGTGTGGATCGAGGGCCAGCTGACCGAGCTCAAGATCCGCCAGACGACGGCCTGGATGGTTCTGCGCGATCCGGCCGCCGACATGTCGCTGTCGGTGAGCTGCCCGCGCGACCTCGTCGCGAACGCGCCGGTGCCGCTGTCGGAGGGCACCCAGGTCATCGTGCTGGGCAAACCGCAGTTCTACACCCGCAACGGCTCGTTCAGCCTGCGGATCAGCGAGATCCGCGCGGTCGGCATCGGCGAACTGCTGGCCCGCATCGACCGCCTGCGTCGGCTGCTCGACGCCGAGGGCCTGTTCGATCCCCGGCTCAAACGGCCCATCCCGTTCCTGCCCGGCACGATCGGCCTGATCACCGGCCGCGCCAGCCATGCCGAACGGGACGTGATGACCGTCGCGGCCAACCGGTGGCCCGCGGTCCGCTTCGCCGTCCGCAACACCATCGTGCAGGGCCCCAACGCGGTGCCGCAGATCGTCGGCGCGCTTCGCGAACTCGACCGCGACCCCGGTGTGGACGTCATCGTGCTGGCCCGCGGCGGCGGCAGCGTCGAGGATCTGCTGCCGTTCTCCGACGAGACGCTGTGCCGGGAGATCGCGAGTTGCACGACCCCGGTGGTCAGCGCGGTCGGCCACGAACCGGACAACCCGCTGTGCGACCTGGTCGCCGACCTGCGCGCGGCCACCCCGACCGACGCGGCCAAACGCGTCGTACCCGACGCCGCCGCCGAACAGGCGTTCGTCACCGACCTGCGCCGGCGCAGCGCCCGCGCGTTGCGCCAGTGGGTGCACCGCGAACAGCACCACCTCGACCAGTTGCGCAGCCGCCCGGTGCTGGCCCGTCCGCTGCAGGCGATCGATGCGCGCGCCGACGAGGTGCACCGCGCCGTGGCCGCGGCCCGTCGCGACGTGCGCCGGATGGTGACGGTGGAATCCGAACGCGTGGGCCATCTGTCCGCCCGGCTGACGACGCTCGGTCCGGCCGCCACACTCGCTCGTGGCTACGCGGTCGTACAGACCATGCCCGATACGAACGTTCTGCGGACGACTGCCGATGCGCCGGCGGGTACGCGCCTGCGCATCCGGGTGGCCGACGGCGCGATCACCGCGGTGAGTGAGGGGACCGATGAAGCCCATTAG
- a CDS encoding DUF6542 domain-containing protein yields the protein MSGQRARSAVPADHRSVHPLFPGLPWWGAVVLAFTVTAVGFAFDAGSGSRELGSVFSACYVLGCLLAVLAVRQAGLFTAVIQPPLLLFVTVPGAYFLFHGSEIHGLKDLAINCGYPLIERFPLMFFTSAAVLLIGMGRWYLGMSSRHATGTSAPAAKGAKGTTRDVSKGASAAAAAGGLVAALKTKVSGLLSAPAATDDGHGQDEEPPRRRRSSERPRRAAKPAAERTRSSRDAARGAAARKPAKRAATPSRSRHNRPPETEIIEPVVDRPRRSRSTPRTPESPEPRRRSRTQAPREAREPRETRDARKLPPRERRSSSYDRPERRPERSRRLDDYEPYEPLEPHTRNGSSSHHPISRVRYRGADEDDQRSEYRSRPRVRRSWDADAWEYDV from the coding sequence GTGTCCGGACAGCGCGCACGGTCGGCAGTACCGGCCGACCACCGCTCTGTGCACCCACTCTTTCCAGGCCTGCCGTGGTGGGGTGCGGTGGTGTTGGCATTCACCGTCACCGCCGTCGGCTTCGCCTTCGACGCCGGTTCCGGGAGCCGTGAACTCGGTTCGGTCTTCTCCGCGTGCTACGTGCTCGGCTGCCTGCTCGCCGTCCTCGCGGTCCGTCAGGCAGGCCTGTTCACCGCGGTGATCCAACCGCCGCTGCTGCTGTTCGTCACGGTGCCCGGCGCGTACTTCCTGTTCCACGGCTCCGAGATCCACGGCCTCAAGGATCTGGCGATCAACTGCGGCTACCCGCTCATCGAGCGGTTCCCGCTGATGTTCTTCACCTCGGCGGCGGTCCTGCTCATCGGCATGGGCCGCTGGTATCTGGGGATGTCGTCGCGCCACGCGACGGGCACCTCGGCTCCCGCGGCGAAGGGGGCGAAGGGGACCACCAGAGACGTTTCCAAGGGCGCTTCGGCCGCCGCGGCGGCCGGTGGTCTGGTCGCGGCGCTCAAGACCAAGGTGTCCGGGCTCCTCTCCGCGCCCGCCGCGACCGACGATGGGCATGGGCAGGACGAGGAGCCGCCGCGCCGCAGGCGCAGCTCCGAACGACCGCGCCGGGCGGCCAAACCGGCCGCCGAGCGGACCCGGTCGAGCCGTGACGCCGCCCGCGGCGCCGCGGCGCGCAAACCGGCCAAACGCGCCGCCACCCCGTCACGTTCGCGGCACAACCGCCCGCCCGAGACCGAGATCATCGAACCGGTCGTCGACCGGCCGCGCCGGTCCCGCTCCACGCCGCGCACCCCGGAATCCCCCGAACCGCGCCGGCGGTCCCGTACGCAGGCGCCCCGCGAGGCCCGCGAACCGCGGGAGACGCGCGATGCCCGCAAGCTGCCGCCGCGGGAACGGCGCTCGTCGTCCTACGACCGGCCGGAACGCCGTCCCGAACGCTCGCGCCGCCTCGACGACTACGAGCCCTACGAACCGCTGGAGCCGCACACCCGCAACGGCAGCTCCAGCCACCACCCGATCTCCCGGGTCCGGTACCGCGGCGCCGACGAGGACGATCAGCGCAGCGAGTACCGCAGCCGTCCGCGCGTGCGGCGCAGCTGGGATGCCGACGCCTGGGAGTACGACGTCTAG
- a CDS encoding class I SAM-dependent methyltransferase has protein sequence MSFVVSPEAYARFMGRYAEPLAEVFVAFAGVGADDSVLDVGSGPGALTAHLLSVGAEVAAIDPSPPFIDAIRTRFPDIDVRLGTAEELPYDTGAFDAALAQLVVHFMTDPVVAIRQMARVTRRDGVIAACVWDGPTGALAPFWDAVHVIDPEAEDEALLSGAHMGHLTELFEAAGLRNVDEASIAAEVVHPTFEEWWEPYTFGVGPAGDYVQRLDDERRAVLESVARDRLGSGPFRVTANAWAARGTV, from the coding sequence GTGAGTTTTGTTGTTTCGCCCGAGGCTTATGCCCGTTTCATGGGCCGATACGCCGAGCCTCTCGCGGAGGTCTTCGTGGCGTTCGCCGGGGTCGGCGCGGACGACAGTGTGCTCGACGTCGGCTCCGGGCCAGGCGCGTTGACGGCTCATCTGTTGTCGGTCGGAGCCGAGGTCGCAGCAATCGATCCATCACCACCGTTCATCGACGCGATTCGTACACGCTTCCCGGACATTGACGTGCGTCTCGGTACGGCGGAGGAATTGCCGTACGACACCGGCGCTTTCGACGCTGCCCTCGCGCAATTGGTGGTCCATTTCATGACGGATCCGGTGGTCGCCATCAGACAGATGGCGCGTGTGACTCGCCGTGACGGTGTCATTGCAGCCTGCGTGTGGGACGGGCCGACCGGCGCACTGGCGCCGTTCTGGGATGCGGTTCACGTGATCGATCCCGAAGCTGAGGACGAGGCGCTGCTTTCGGGCGCGCACATGGGGCACCTGACTGAGCTTTTCGAAGCGGCCGGCCTGCGCAATGTGGACGAAGCTTCGATTGCGGCCGAGGTCGTGCACCCGACATTCGAGGAGTGGTGGGAGCCCTACACGTTCGGAGTGGGTCCTGCCGGCGATTACGTCCAGCGACTCGATGACGAGCGTCGCGCGGTGCTCGAATCCGTGGCTCGCGACCGCCTGGGTAGTGGGCCGTTCAGGGTTACCGCCAACGCGTGGGCCGCCCGCGGGACTGTGTGA
- a CDS encoding ester cyclase — MNGGDLRDVYRAYLACLNERRWDDLGQFVADDVSYNGELVGLSGYRSMLEADTRAIPDLRYVPEILLADARIVACRLFFECTPQQEFLGFEPTGARIAFAEHVFYRFTDRRIADVWSLIDIENVREQVSRRTDRASRIIAAPLTRVFSALVDPDALLEWLPPRGMRGEFERFDGRAGGSYRLRLTYLEAPEAGGKSGADSDVVEARFLDIAPDERVVQEVAFESDDPRFAGTMTMTWSVTAVDAGTRVDFRADGVPPGISAEDHAEGMDSSLANLAACVETRR; from the coding sequence ATGAACGGCGGCGACCTGCGTGACGTCTACCGCGCCTACCTGGCCTGCCTGAATGAGCGCCGGTGGGACGACCTCGGGCAGTTCGTGGCCGACGACGTCTCCTACAACGGAGAACTTGTGGGGCTCAGCGGTTACCGCTCGATGCTCGAAGCCGACACCCGCGCGATACCCGACCTGCGGTACGTCCCCGAGATCCTGCTGGCCGACGCTCGCATCGTGGCCTGCCGGCTCTTCTTCGAGTGCACCCCGCAACAGGAGTTCCTCGGTTTCGAGCCGACCGGTGCGCGAATCGCGTTCGCGGAGCACGTTTTCTACCGGTTCACCGACCGGCGGATCGCCGATGTCTGGTCCCTCATCGACATAGAGAACGTCCGCGAACAGGTCTCCCGGCGCACGGACCGCGCCTCCCGGATCATCGCGGCGCCGCTCACCCGGGTCTTCAGCGCGCTGGTCGACCCCGACGCGCTCCTCGAATGGCTGCCGCCACGCGGCATGCGCGGCGAGTTCGAGCGTTTCGACGGCCGCGCCGGCGGGTCGTACCGCCTGCGGTTGACCTATCTCGAGGCGCCCGAGGCGGGCGGCAAGTCGGGCGCGGACTCCGATGTCGTGGAGGCCCGCTTCCTCGACATCGCTCCCGACGAGCGCGTCGTCCAGGAGGTCGCCTTCGAATCCGACGATCCGCGCTTCGCGGGAACGATGACCATGACCTGGTCGGTGACCGCCGTCGACGCGGGAACCCGGGTCGACTTCCGTGCCGACGGTGTCCCGCCCGGCATTTCGGCGGAGGACCATGCGGAGGGGATGGACTCCTCGCTCGCCAACCTCGCCGCCTGTGTGGAAACCCGACGGTGA
- a CDS encoding MFS transporter, whose protein sequence is MSTAGEPRLGLRANLAQFSLLVAVNALVGGMVGQEQTVLPLLAEQQFHLQGYTFLLTYVFAFGVTKAATNYFAGTWSDRFGRKPVLLVGWLLAIPVPLLLIWAPSWTWVIVANVLLGINQGMTWSTTVIMKIDLVGPRQRGLAMGFNEAAGYVAVALTALLAGHLAARFGLRPAPFLLGLSYALIAVGLTAVFVRETRGHAELEATTHGDSKADAALTNRQIFVRTSFTEPALSSASQSGLVNNLNFGLSWGLFPILFATTGMPVDRIGILVAAYPAVWGIGQLATGALSDRWGRKHLITAGMFTQAGGLAMIATGDTFLWWLAAASLLGAGTAMVYPTLLAAVGDVAHPRWRARAVGIYRLWRDSGYAAGAVVGGVTADLWGLRAAVWAAAAITVASGLMVAARMYETHTERASSGTG, encoded by the coding sequence GTGAGCACCGCGGGCGAACCCCGACTCGGATTGCGCGCCAACCTCGCTCAGTTCTCGCTGCTGGTCGCGGTCAACGCCCTGGTCGGCGGAATGGTCGGCCAGGAGCAGACCGTGCTCCCCCTGCTGGCCGAACAGCAGTTCCATCTCCAGGGCTACACGTTCCTGCTGACCTACGTTTTCGCCTTCGGGGTCACCAAGGCGGCCACCAACTATTTCGCCGGTACCTGGTCGGACCGGTTCGGGCGGAAACCGGTACTGCTGGTGGGCTGGCTGCTCGCCATTCCGGTACCGCTGCTGCTCATCTGGGCACCGTCGTGGACCTGGGTGATCGTCGCCAACGTCCTGCTGGGCATCAATCAGGGCATGACGTGGTCGACCACGGTGATCATGAAGATCGACCTCGTGGGACCCCGACAACGCGGCCTCGCGATGGGGTTCAACGAGGCCGCCGGCTACGTCGCGGTGGCCCTGACTGCGCTGCTGGCCGGACACCTCGCCGCCCGGTTCGGACTGCGGCCGGCGCCGTTCCTGCTCGGCTTGTCCTACGCGCTCATCGCCGTCGGACTCACTGCGGTGTTCGTGCGGGAGACGCGTGGCCACGCGGAGCTCGAAGCGACCACCCACGGCGACAGCAAGGCCGATGCCGCACTGACCAACCGGCAGATCTTCGTCCGCACCAGCTTCACCGAACCCGCCCTGTCGTCGGCCAGTCAGTCCGGCCTGGTGAACAACCTCAACTTCGGCCTGTCGTGGGGACTGTTCCCGATCCTGTTCGCCACCACCGGAATGCCCGTGGACCGCATCGGGATCCTAGTGGCCGCATATCCGGCCGTGTGGGGTATCGGGCAGTTGGCGACCGGTGCGTTGTCCGACCGGTGGGGCCGCAAGCACCTGATCACCGCGGGGATGTTCACCCAGGCCGGTGGGCTGGCGATGATCGCGACCGGCGACACGTTCCTGTGGTGGCTTGCCGCGGCGTCGCTGCTGGGCGCGGGCACCGCCATGGTGTATCCGACGCTGCTGGCCGCGGTCGGCGACGTCGCCCATCCACGGTGGCGCGCCCGCGCAGTCGGCATCTACCGACTGTGGAGAGACAGCGGATACGCCGCCGGGGCTGTCGTCGGTGGCGTCACCGCCGATCTGTGGGGTCTGCGTGCGGCGGTCTGGGCGGCCGCCGCCATCACCGTGGCCTCCGGCCTGATGGTCGCCGCCCGGATGTACGAAACCCACACGGAGAGAGCGTCGTCGGGCACGGGATGA
- a CDS encoding ArsR/SmtB family transcription factor: MNSTTTAPKRAFKDRLYTEFARIGKAVSSPHRLELLEVLAQGERTVESLAGETGLSVANTSRHLQQLRQAQLVMTRREGLFVHYRVAGPEVVALIVALRHTAEQHLAEVDRVVHDFFGDRDGFEPVTPDELSRRMSSGDVVLLDVRPEQEYVSGHIAGARSMPVADIAARIDELPGDGEYVAYCRGPYCVYADDAVAVLRAHGRKATRLSEGYPEWWLSGRPVQTGVSTDHQSVP, from the coding sequence GTGAACAGCACCACGACGGCTCCGAAGCGCGCCTTCAAGGACCGGCTCTACACGGAATTCGCCCGGATCGGTAAGGCCGTGTCCAGCCCGCACCGACTCGAACTCCTGGAAGTCCTCGCACAGGGCGAACGCACCGTCGAGTCGCTCGCCGGTGAGACGGGGCTGTCGGTCGCCAACACCTCGCGTCACCTCCAACAACTCCGGCAGGCCCAGCTCGTCATGACCCGTCGGGAGGGCCTCTTCGTCCATTACCGCGTCGCGGGCCCGGAGGTGGTGGCGCTGATCGTGGCCCTGCGCCACACGGCAGAACAGCACCTGGCCGAGGTGGACCGCGTCGTGCACGACTTCTTCGGTGACCGCGACGGGTTCGAACCCGTGACGCCCGATGAACTGTCGCGGCGCATGAGCAGCGGAGACGTCGTGTTGCTCGATGTGCGACCGGAACAGGAATACGTCTCGGGGCACATCGCCGGCGCCAGGTCCATGCCGGTCGCCGACATCGCTGCCCGCATCGACGAACTGCCCGGCGACGGCGAGTACGTCGCCTACTGCCGCGGCCCCTACTGCGTGTACGCCGACGATGCGGTCGCAGTGCTGCGGGCCCATGGCCGGAAGGCCACCCGCCTGTCCGAGGGCTACCCCGAGTGGTGGCTGTCGGGGCGTCCCGTGCAGACCGGCGTCTCGACCGATCACCAGAGTGTCCCGTGA
- a CDS encoding lipid droplet-associated protein, producing the protein MATAPYGVRLLVGAAVTAVEETRKLPHTILMYPMTVASQVASIVIHFQQNLADLVNKGDETLENLFPPKDEQPEWATFDEDDGAAPATDGERRTEGRFALFSTGEPETTDTGDTGTRQASAASETPAIVTELDYESLTLAQLRARLPSLSVDDLEALLAYEGATRSRAPFQTLLANRITRATAK; encoded by the coding sequence ATGGCTACCGCACCCTATGGGGTTCGTCTGCTGGTCGGCGCCGCCGTCACCGCGGTCGAGGAAACCCGCAAGCTGCCACACACCATCCTGATGTATCCGATGACGGTGGCCAGTCAGGTCGCCAGCATCGTGATCCATTTCCAGCAGAACCTCGCCGACCTGGTCAACAAGGGTGACGAGACGCTGGAGAACCTCTTCCCGCCCAAGGACGAGCAACCGGAGTGGGCGACGTTCGACGAGGACGACGGCGCGGCGCCAGCCACCGACGGGGAGCGGCGCACCGAGGGGCGCTTCGCACTGTTCTCCACCGGTGAGCCGGAGACCACAGACACCGGGGACACCGGCACGCGGCAGGCCTCGGCCGCGTCCGAGACCCCGGCGATCGTCACCGAACTGGATTACGAGTCGCTGACCCTGGCACAGCTGCGCGCGCGGCTGCCGTCGCTGAGCGTCGACGACCTCGAGGCGCTGCTCGCCTATGAGGGCGCCACCCGGTCACGCGCGCCGTTCCAGACCCTGCTGGCGAACCGGATCACCCGCGCCACCGCGAAGTGA
- the ychF gene encoding redox-regulated ATPase YchF, which produces MGLNLGIVGLPNVGKSTLFNALTRNNVLAANYPFATIEPNEGVVALPDPRLEALAKIFHSEKIVPAPVTFVDIAGIVKGASEGAGLGNKFLANIRECDAICQVVRVFADDDVVHVDGKVDPKSDIEVIETELILADMQTLERAVPRLEKEARTHKDRKPVLDAALAAQEVLNSGKTLFAAGTDVSLLRELNLMTTKPFLYVFNADESVLTDEARKAELRELVAPADCVFLDAKIEAELQELDDESAAELLESIGQTERGLDALARAGFHTLRLQTYLTAGPKEARAWTIHQGDTAPKAAGVIHSDFEKGFIKAEIVSFDDLAEAGSMAAAKAAGKVRMEGKDYVMADGDVVEFRHGQPSTSKAKA; this is translated from the coding sequence GTGGGGCTCAACCTGGGAATCGTCGGACTGCCGAATGTCGGTAAGTCGACCCTGTTCAACGCGCTGACGCGCAACAACGTGCTCGCCGCGAACTACCCGTTCGCGACGATCGAGCCCAACGAAGGTGTGGTCGCGCTGCCGGACCCCCGGCTCGAGGCGCTCGCGAAGATCTTTCATTCCGAGAAGATTGTGCCTGCGCCGGTGACGTTCGTCGACATCGCCGGCATCGTCAAGGGCGCCTCGGAGGGGGCGGGACTGGGCAACAAGTTCCTCGCCAACATCCGCGAATGTGATGCGATCTGCCAGGTCGTGCGCGTCTTCGCCGACGACGACGTCGTCCACGTCGACGGCAAGGTGGACCCGAAATCCGATATCGAGGTGATCGAGACCGAGCTGATCCTCGCCGACATGCAGACGTTGGAGAGGGCCGTGCCGCGGCTCGAGAAGGAAGCCCGCACCCACAAGGACCGCAAACCCGTCCTCGACGCGGCCCTCGCCGCGCAGGAGGTGCTCAATTCGGGCAAGACGCTGTTCGCGGCCGGTACCGACGTCAGCCTGCTGCGTGAGCTGAACCTGATGACCACCAAACCGTTCCTCTACGTGTTCAACGCCGACGAGTCCGTGCTGACCGATGAGGCGCGCAAGGCGGAACTGCGGGAGCTCGTTGCGCCCGCCGACTGTGTGTTCCTCGACGCGAAGATCGAAGCGGAACTGCAGGAGCTCGACGACGAGTCGGCCGCCGAGCTGCTCGAGTCGATCGGGCAGACCGAGCGCGGTCTGGACGCGCTGGCGCGGGCCGGGTTCCACACGTTGAGACTGCAGACCTACCTCACCGCGGGCCCGAAGGAGGCGCGCGCCTGGACGATCCACCAGGGCGACACCGCACCGAAGGCCGCGGGCGTGATCCACAGCGACTTCGAGAAGGGCTTCATCAAAGCCGAGATCGTCTCGTTCGACGATCTGGCCGAGGCAGGCTCGATGGCCGCGGCGAAGGCGGCCGGCAAGGTCCGCATGGAGGGCAAGGACTACGTGATGGCCGACGGCGACGTGGTGGAGTTCCGCCATGGACAACCATCTACGTCGAAAGCCAAGGCTTAG
- a CDS encoding 4-hydroxy-3-methylbut-2-enyl diphosphate reductase, whose product MPPTINMGIPGASSSVTGGVSGKRVLLAEPRGYCAGVDRAVETVERALEKHGAPVYVRHEIVHNRYVVDTLAKAGAVFVEQTDEVPEGAIVVFSAHGVAPTVHVEAAARNLKTIDATCPLVTKVHNEAKRFARDDYDILLVGHEGHEEVVGTAGEAPDHVQVVDNPDAVDKVTVRDPDKVIWLSQTTLSVDETMETVRRLREKFPTLQDPPSDDICYATQNRQVAVKAMAPECELVIVVGSKNSSNSVRLVEVALGAGSDAAHLVDYAEDIDPTWLDGVTTVGVTSGASVPEVLVRGVLDRLAEYGYGTVQPVTTANETLVFALPREIRPARS is encoded by the coding sequence ATGCCGCCGACGATCAACATGGGGATTCCGGGTGCGTCCAGCTCGGTGACGGGCGGTGTCTCCGGTAAGCGAGTTCTGCTGGCCGAGCCGCGCGGATACTGCGCAGGGGTGGACCGCGCCGTGGAGACCGTCGAGCGTGCGCTCGAGAAGCACGGCGCTCCGGTGTACGTACGCCACGAGATCGTGCACAACCGCTACGTCGTGGACACGCTCGCCAAGGCCGGCGCCGTGTTCGTGGAACAGACCGACGAGGTGCCCGAGGGCGCCATCGTCGTGTTCTCCGCCCACGGCGTGGCGCCGACCGTGCACGTCGAGGCGGCCGCGCGCAACCTGAAGACCATCGACGCCACCTGCCCGCTGGTGACGAAGGTGCACAACGAGGCCAAACGCTTCGCCCGCGACGACTACGACATCCTGCTCGTCGGCCACGAAGGCCACGAGGAGGTCGTCGGCACCGCCGGTGAGGCGCCCGACCACGTTCAGGTCGTCGACAACCCCGACGCGGTCGACAAGGTCACCGTGCGCGACCCCGACAAGGTCATCTGGTTGTCCCAGACCACGCTGAGCGTCGACGAGACCATGGAGACGGTGCGCCGGCTGCGGGAGAAGTTCCCGACGCTGCAGGACCCGCCCAGCGACGACATCTGCTACGCCACCCAGAACCGCCAGGTCGCGGTCAAGGCGATGGCGCCGGAGTGCGAACTCGTCATCGTCGTCGGCTCGAAGAACTCGTCGAACTCGGTGCGGCTGGTCGAGGTGGCCCTCGGCGCCGGATCCGACGCGGCACATCTGGTCGACTACGCCGAGGACATCGATCCGACCTGGCTCGATGGTGTCACCACGGTCGGCGTGACCTCGGGCGCGTCGGTGCCGGAGGTCCTGGTGCGCGGTGTGCTCGACCGGCTCGCCGAATACGGGTACGGAACCGTGCAGCCGGTGACGACCGCCAACGAGACACTGGTGTTCGCGCTGCCCAGGGAGATCCGGCCCGCTCGCAGCTGA
- a CDS encoding exodeoxyribonuclease VII small subunit, which yields MKPISEMGYEEARDELIAVVQQLEQGGLDLDASLKLWERGEELARCCEEHLAGARQRIETALGERDADDG from the coding sequence ATGAAGCCCATTAGTGAGATGGGGTACGAAGAGGCGCGCGACGAACTGATCGCCGTCGTGCAGCAGCTCGAACAGGGCGGTCTCGATCTGGATGCGTCGCTGAAGTTGTGGGAACGCGGCGAAGAGCTGGCCCGATGCTGCGAGGAGCACTTAGCCGGAGCTCGTCAGCGCATCGAAACGGCGCTCGGCGAGCGGGACGCCGACGACGGTTGA
- a CDS encoding DUF1801 domain-containing protein yields the protein MTGDWRIDRVDEIRSLIKQAEPDVVEEIKWRKPSNPDGVPAFSLDGLICTLEMYKGKVKVNFAKGSSISDPDNLFNASLQAPVGRFIDLREDDELDPDAFKALIQEAVRVNRR from the coding sequence GTGACTGGAGATTGGCGCATCGACCGGGTCGATGAGATTCGGTCGCTGATCAAGCAGGCCGAGCCCGACGTGGTCGAGGAGATCAAGTGGCGCAAGCCGTCGAATCCCGACGGAGTGCCTGCGTTCTCGCTGGATGGTCTGATCTGCACACTGGAGATGTACAAGGGCAAGGTCAAGGTGAACTTCGCCAAGGGATCGTCCATCAGTGACCCGGACAATTTGTTCAACGCGAGTCTTCAGGCGCCCGTCGGGCGCTTCATCGACCTTCGTGAAGACGACGAGTTGGACCCGGACGCGTTCAAGGCGCTGATCCAAGAGGCGGTCAGGGTCAACCGGAGATAG
- a CDS encoding zinc-ribbon domain-containing protein produces the protein MFFFLFGLSTKQQYLGAGQTRTCPRCHNTTQWTQMRQFKQFTLFFIPVARWKRRQFEVCGVCGTSVAL, from the coding sequence GTGTTCTTCTTCCTGTTCGGCCTGTCCACCAAGCAGCAGTACCTCGGCGCCGGGCAGACCCGCACCTGTCCGCGCTGTCACAACACCACCCAGTGGACGCAGATGCGTCAGTTCAAGCAGTTCACGCTGTTCTTCATCCCGGTCGCGCGGTGGAAGCGGCGTCAGTTCGAGGTGTGCGGCGTCTGCGGCACGTCAGTCGCCCTCTGA